CTAAATGAACGATTGGCAGATGTCATAATTGGCACTTGTCAGATTTGGAAAAACCATGTCCAGGGTTCTGAGAGGTGGATTCATCAAGAGCCCAAaacaacatataaaattaacttaggtaaaTCATATGAttctgttttgttttctttatttgtaaACTCAGAGATCACATTTCCAGAAACatgaataggaaaaaaattgtaGTCTCACatttgctttaattttaatagaTTCTCACATTCATATGGCAGGTTCATTTTCTCATGATGCAAACCTCATCATATTTTACAATCAAGACATGATTCTATAGAACACCAATATAACTAGCTGTGCCAAATAGAAATGAAATAGCAAACATATAGCAGCTTCATGATTAGATGGGGCTTTCCAAAGTAGGCTTTACCTCACGTCTTGCTTAAAATCTTCAGGTCCCTCATAAGCAGCAACTCGCCGATAAATGGTCtggtaaaaaattttaatggaCCAAACATTAAGCAACAATAAGAATTGAAATACACCAAACTTAGAGACCATTTAAGTTTCAAAATCATGTTCAAGAAAAATAGGGAAAAGGTAATCTTGCATCTGAGCCTCAACAGAAAAACGGATTCTAAACTATTGTTGGTGGGCATTTGGAACATGAATACGAGTTTAGGACCCACTGGTAGATGAGGAGGCCCATCTAGAATATTGTACCAAGCTTATGATTGATTCTTGGCTGTCTATTTTAGAAACTTCCAACATGACCTAACAAAGCATTGTCAATGAAAGCAAAGAGTAAAATCAGATATCAAAAATCATTAGaacattccattttttttaactgGTTACATTTTAGAGCCAGATTTTTTACTTCAAtccctatgtaaataataaaagataagaAAAGGGACCTTTCATAAGTCTGAATACCAGGGTTCAGGATTTTTCCCACCAGCAAAAGAAATTTGAATAGTTGATTAGGGATCTGGTTTCTCGTAAAAACTGTCCCCATCACCTGAACTTGAGTCCGCTACCAATGTGTTTATATGTGATTATATTCTGGGGAATCCACTGTAGCTTTATGCCTATAATCTATAGAGTCTACGAATGGACTGTAATGACATGGCTAATAGTTGACCATAGTGGGATTTAGCAACTAGTGCCTCATAGGTAAAAGGTTGGATCCATAGGTCAGTCTTAATGGCATAATCAACTAGTTGTCTCTTGTCACATAAATCCAagatttaattatataaaatcaaataagtcaACCCATACTTTTGATTCCATGCCaaacatttataaatttgaacACTTTCCGATGGAAAGTTACAGGATTTTCTAAAAGCTCAATTATTAGGAgttttttcaatattaaaaatcaaaatgtaaaaCTGCAGGGAGAATGTAttaattgaagaaagaaaatgcaTACCTGACCAAGGCCAAAAATGCCAATAAATTGTAGTGTCTTTTCCCACTctgaaacaaaattatacatGCTTAGTTTAAAGTCATGGAACAAGCAATGTGATAACAAACCCATGATCCTCAAATGATTTTACCACACACAGAGATATCAGACAGCTCTTGTCCCAAAAAAAGGTTAAACAAGAAATATGGGATCTTGGTTGCCTACGATGATGTCATGGTATGATTGCCTACAAAGGATGGTGCTTTCTTTGTTAAGTCCTACTCCTTCTTGGCCGATAGGAGAGTGGAACCATTCCCCCATGGTAttgtttggaattcttgggtgCCCCTAAGaattagcttctttgcttgggaagcaccTTGGGCCAAGATTTTGACTTTGGATCAACTCAAAAAGGGGGGTTGGAGGATTCCTAATAGATGTTACTTgtgtaaggaagaagaagaaactagtGACCATATTCTCATCCATCGTTCGAAAGCTCGTTTGTTGTGGCAGTTGATCTTTGCACTTTTTGGCATTCAGTGAGTGTTGAGTTGTTCAGTTAGAGAGGTTCTTCTAAGTTGGCACCGGtcctttgtgggtaaaaagaggaagaaggcTTGGAAAGCTTCTCCGTTGTGTATGTTTTGGGCTTTATGGCGGGAGAGAAATAGGAGGGCTTTTGACAACTTTGAAAGCACaaatcaaacaattaaaaattattttttgtatctattttgggattgggttaGATTGTACATTGAGGGCGGATCTTTATCATTGTTAGACTTTGTCGATTGGGTAGGCTCACGATAGGGTGCGATGGTGGGTTTTTGTGTCTTTGCGccttttatcctttttttccttCGTATACAACATgtatactttctttcttttaatacaattcttatttacctatcaaaaaagaaagaaagaaagaaagaaatatgggATCTTGGTGCATTTGTACATAATCACATATCATAGATCACTTAGTTTATATTCAAATGgttaataatgttttttccACTCTAATAGATTTGAAGGAGGAAGTTCACACACCTATTGATGCATACACTGCCGCAATAAGACCCTGTCCATAGAGAAAGCATTTGCATATATTAGTAAAGGGTGTACTTGAAATTGAAATTCCACAGGAATCACTAAATTATTCATGACAACAACATGAAACCTATACCTCTGATAGATACAAAACAAAATGGTGTACATTGTCCATGATCATAAGTCAATGTGCACAGCCATTTAAGCTTACTAAGTCAATCCCACACAAAAAAGGATCCCCCAGGAAAAAGAGACCCAATTGCATGAGGTTAAATGTATGGACCATATAGAATTGTTCAAAATATCAGATGTTTAAGAGTATCCTCCAAGTCCGAATCTTTTCACCAGACGGATCAAGCCTTTAATGCTGCTCTCCAACATGCATGCCGGTGCATGccaagagaaagaagagatagTAGTATAATTCAGTTTATTCTTACATATCTAAGCAATCGACAGATTGAAAGTGGGAAATGACGATAGAttgaacaaatgaaaaaaaaaatggaaagaaaattaaatcttAAGGTAAAGATTATGTTAGAAGTATTAAGAAGACTAAAGATACCATACAAGAAGCAGATTCTTACCACACCATATCCAAGAAGTTTTACTGGAGTAGGATTGATATCTTCTATGATTGCCTCTGCTTCCTGAAAAGAAACAAAGTATTCATTAGTACATAAATGAAAAGCTCAGATCTAGTATCAGAAAAAACAAGCATTACTAATGACTGCATGAGTGTTGCAAACAGAACCATGATAATAGATTTATCTGTGTTCATAAAGGATATAATGGTAATCCTACAGAACCTCATAAAAATAGACAGGTAAAATAAACATTTGATCACATGGTATTGGATGTCAGaaggaacctttttttttatctggATTTCATCCTAATTCTAGAACTCAGAACAAGTTCAGGATCACAGAGATCATAaagaattttttacttttatctcTAATATCCATTTATACACATCACGTATCTGGAATTCTTCTTATGTAACTCTTTCCATAATAATAAGTAAACTCTCAAAACCCTCTGATAATAAAAGCCAACAAGTTCCATAAATTTCCAGATTTATGTTTAGACCAAACCATCTCCTCTTCCTGACTACTAACAATCAAACGAATGAGAAAGatttaatccaataaaaaatgCAGCACAAGTGTCAGAATCCATAAATACCTCATTAAGTATGGTAAGTGTTGTCTCAGGTTTGAGCTCTTTAACACGGAAACCCTGTTTCACCCAAGACTGAAAGCCACCTTGGACCAGGTATGGCCTCTGTTGTGCAAATAAAACCaaagagttagcatatggtcaTCTGCTTTACAATTCCAAAAGGCCAAAACTTATTAATTGGGTTATGAAATTTCCTCAAGTTGTATGCCAATGCAAAGAAAAGAATTCTCCAAAATTTGTCTAGGTATGAATCAAACCTCTCCCTGGTATTTGATTTCTCAGAATTTAGAATTTACAGGCCAAATGAATAACCCTACAGCTCTACAAAATAAACCCACTTCATTCACTGAAGCAGCTGAGTTTTCTCTGGGTTCAAGAGGTCTAGGGGGGGTTCAGTATCATGAATGTGGGCATTTAACACTGATTAAATATTGTCCTTGTCTCAGCTCTTCTCTTCATGCCTTCTCTCCCAATATCTTGGTAAAATGTTTTAAGATGCAGATCTGACTCATGGTCGATTTCTCTAATGAGTTTTGAGGCTTTAATTTGTGATAATTATGCATGAATACTTTTTAAGGGGGAAAAAGTGAAGAGATAGTATCAACAATCTTAAGAaacaagggtttttttttctttcttctttggttttttttttttccagtagtagcattagattacaaacacaTTAATGAAAGAGACTTCCCCAAGTTGTCTTTATAACACTGGCCTCCTCTGATTTTTTGACTATTTAATGCTTACCTCCTCTTCTAGACTTTTCAAGTGAAAGATTTTTAGATAGTCCTACCTTTAATCCAAATCCAGATATCCAAACACTCTCATGTCTTTGTAGTAATTTATGAGTGTATATCTTTAAGGAGACAAAGGTGAAAAGTTAGAACAGACAGCAGACATCCTAAAAGCAAGGGCCTCTATTCTATTCTTATAGTagcaaaaatttaaaagaaatgcaTAGATTACAGAAATTTTGGCTTCAACCCACATTGACTACCATGTCCATACCATGTTGACATGCTTATAATTTAATCAATATATGACTTTTTTAATTACCATGCCACATTACAGAGTTACCTCTCAACATATTATCTGTTTAACTAATATAACTatgtttttagatattttccttctAGAAAATCCAAGTTGTTATTAACAATTTACTTGATTTTGTTGTGTTCTTGCGTAAATCATTTTGCACAAGAAGTTAAATCACTATCGTGTAGGGTTGATACTTAAGTTAATAGGTATAAGTACAAACAACATCTATATCCACCAacgttaaaaaaatttctaagacaatctagaatatttttttttttttatgggtaaaaagcaatttattaaaaaaggcACTCCAGAAAGGAGCCCCAAAGTACGACATGCAAGTTACTAATAAATAACATGTATTCTAGATTATCTAAGACAATCtagaatattattaataacATGTATTTTCTATCTGAGAGAAATAAGttactaataaaattttaattgaaactTGGAGTGATTTAACAATGATTATGAACATTACATAGTTGGTAGCTACTACTGTTGTCATATAAATCAATGATTAGGGAGCTAACTGCATGAAAATATCAGAGGGGAGATGAGGTTCAGATAGAAAAGCTTGAAGGAAGGTCAGTGTAATTTCACAGACCATGGAGGAAATTAATATTAGCTTCAAGAATCAAAAGGAGACTTTTGCCAAACAcgaaaaatatcataaatttctaGCTATTTTCGTCTCTAAGCATGTTATGTTTCCAGTTTCCAAATGGTTGagataaagatattttaaacaTATGCCCGAAAGTCGAATATGGTTAATGCAACAAAGCTTGGCATTCTCAATACCATGATTTAGTGTAtgtgctttttttcttttcctttacgTTTGACAtcttttgcttattttttttattttttcttatcagAAATGTTTGATAATCTCAATTACTTACAGTATCAAGAATCTAGATAGATTTAAATAATACTTGCCTTAACCCCAAGTTTCCTCAAAGATCTTGCAATGCCTTTGGAACGACTACCATCAGCATCCAGAACTATGACCTTGGACCTGTCCTATAGGTAGGAGAAAAACATTATTCTGAGTTTTTCATTTGCATAAAAGTGCATGATATAGTATTATAGGAAAGCTAGAGATAAAAGGTACTGCCATGAAACATTTTAGACAATATACATTTCCACAAACTGGCAACCAAAAGACCCAATCTTGGTTTATAAGTTATTTTGCCAATTTTACCCTCAATTCAGAATCTAGGCAAAAAGCATGCTAATGAACATAGAAAAAGGTTGGTCACAGCCAAACAAGTAAAAACCCATAGCCAAATATAAACATAGTGCTACCTACTTGAACAATCTTTAAGTTCCGAATGACAGCAGCAATCAAGGAGTCATCAAGGTCTCTTCCACTCTTCAATAACTTTCGTACAGAGCTGTTGAACTAAAAATTCACCAAAAACAGGGTAAACTGAACTTGAGAAAAGGGAATACACCCAAAGTCTCATCATATATGATTTTCTAGGCTTCTTTTTTGGTACTGAAGATTGTAATTTATTCCCTCCAAGATGATTTGCCTGTTGAATATGTAGAAAATGACACTAGAATGCCTGAACTAACCTCAGGTAGAGTTACACTTGCATATCGAAATCGAGCTGCTCGCCGAAGATCAGGAATTCCATCCCTTTCCCTCAGATCCTTCACAAATATATTGCCCAGCACCAAAAATTATTGACTAAGtttagaaaatacaaaacatCTTTTTCCTTAGAgtggatggaaaaaaaaaattccctagATGCTACAATTAATTATAAGCCTCAACAACGAAGTTTGAAAAGGTAATAGAAACTCTAAGATataattgtttataaaaataaaagaagtggGAGGATTTGGTTGTTTTAGCCAATTTGATGCAGACATCAGAATTTTATACAGAAACCATTCTACAAAAGAAAAAGGCTAGAAAAATTTACAGTCTCTTGCCTCAGGCCGGACATCAACTAGTACAACATTCTCCTTCCCTTTCAAGAGCTCCAATGTCAATTGAGGTGATATATCACCAGAATAACCACCATAAGTTAGTCTCCAGTAAAAAACCCTGCACAAATCTGATAAACAGTCTAAATTTCCCACGAAAAGATGATGTGCTCTCTTACTAAAttgaagaaggaaagaaaaaccaatTAGAGCACAAAAGGACATCCATACCACAAAGTGGCTGAGGTTCCAAGGAAAAGAACGAAAGGCACAATTGGATCACTGGGATCCAAACCAAGGTTTCTCTCCAACCCCTCAACAGCAACATAGAACTGCTTACAGTGTATGCAAATTCAGCACAAGGGATATcattggaatatatatatacacatatagaTTAACAAAATGGTAACTAAAATTGTATAATGTTTTATAGATTAACAAAATGGTAACTAAAATAGTATAATGTTTCATGTAAGCAGAAGGTTTATAGTGAAAATGGGAATCCATGATCTAACCAGATAGCGATTTGACAGTTcgatctctctctctttttttttcttttttttttatcagaaacaaaagattttttaattaaggtgaataaaaacatgagaaggatgagaaacctatcaaaaaaacaaaaacatgagaagaatgagaaatcctccccatGATATACACATCTGATCAAAAAACCCAATGAAACCTCTACTTTACAAGGACTatacaaaaggaaacaaaaaaaacctaTACAAGTATAACATCTCTTGAAGCTCATCTAGAGACCTCACCATGTAGGCCAAACCCATAGGGTGAACATACCGAAAGCCAATTAAGTTGAATTACACTCAATGGAAAGGGTTTAGAAACGTCAGTACAGATTTGACAGTTCGATCTCTTAGAATCATTGTTTCTCAACTATGCAAAACAACTGAACTGTTAAGATGACATTTTCTAGGAGGCTTTGTTTTCACCTAAAACATATCACAATGACGATGATTGGATGACCTGGATCAATATGCCATGAGACCTCATGTAGGCTTTAGTGAAGAAGGGGAAAATTAAGAATACCTGTTGCAAGGCTGCGCCAGCAGGCCTCAAGATTTCTAATACTTTCTCTTCAGACAAATTTACCACATTCCGGATCTCTGTAGGAAGCAACTCCTTAGCAGATCCATAAGAATAAGCAGCAAAACTGGCCCCATTTGCTAAAGAATCCTCCACTAGAACAATACCATGtcttaaaacatcaatagcaGTAGCACCCACTTTACTAGTGGCCTCCTTCAAGTCATTTGAGAAGCTCACCACTCTATCATTAGCCAATTCCCCCGCTTGGTCGACACTTGAAAACACTTTACTAACAGCAGTATCAACAGCATCAGTAGCACTATTGATAGCAGATGTTATTGAAGACGTAATTGTATCCAGTGAGGTTTTTACAGCACTTTGTCCCTTATCAACAGAACTGCCTATGGACTCATTGATCCCTGAAAAAAGGTCTCCTGCATTGGTTTTCAAACTGGATAATGAACCGTTATCCATGCCAAAGGAGTCAGATACTGAGTTGGGATTATTTGGAATGATATCAGTGGTTGATATGGTTTCTAGATTAGGAGCTCCTGATAAAATATTTGCATTTTCAGTTAACTGGTCCATGTAGTCCACTAGCTTCTCTTCTGTGCCAGACAGACCAGAACTGTCCACAAACTTATCAGTGGATCTGCATTCAAGGCCGTCAAATACATTTGGGCAGGAAAAAATGCTGGTAGGCTCTGTAGAGCTTGATTTTTCAATACTGTCAACAAAACTAGAATTAGACAATTTTGAAACTTGTGCTTTTAAGGAAACTCCATGAGCATGAACTCCACTTGACAAGCCTAAAACAACCCTGTCTTCCGCAAGGCATCTAATCTCAAAAGTCTTCCGGGATGGAGAAAAGGATCGTGACCCTCCATGGAAGGAAATCTGCAGGGTGCATagttttaacataaataaattgttaAATCATGTATGCTAAACAGGGCATTTAAGGGTTTCAGAAATATATAAACAGAAAATTGTCataacaaaattctaaaataattagaagaatgaagaagacaGCATGTTATATTCTCAAAACACAGCTTTTGTAGGGAATCAAATTTTTTAGCAAACTGGAAAGACTTCCCCAGCAGTAGGTTATTCCTGTTAGTGATGTCCTTGGTCACTGACAAGGGGcttgaatttatttataagtGTATTAGTTCTAGATTGATTGGAAGTCACTCAATGAATGTCTTCATGGAGCTAAGGGTGTGGAAACCTCCTTCCTAGAGCTAGGGTTGTTTGTTGCAGAATCTTGACCTTTAATATAATAGCCAACCAGCGATCTGTGGCTAAATTTCTTTCAAACCAAACTCCTATTTTGATAAAATGGGAACCTGTAAATGCCACTGTCATCCCAAGGAACAAATGAAGATGGTCAACGCCTAcctttaaatatgaaaatatgaataaaaaaataatcatgacATCCAAGTACATTGGATTCTTTTGAGTATCAAATTGAGCAAACCAATATCTCTAAAGTTTACTGCAAACCCACTTATAATTCAACCTGCCTGGTTAAATTAGCTTCAGGAAAATCTCCTACTTGAAAGTTGAAACCCATCAAAGTATAATGGTTGCATCTTTGTGCATGCCCATATGTATAATAGAAGTTGGATAAAATGTTTTGCACTGCTTAACTCAACTGCATGTGGTCGAAAAAAGGATGTGTCATATTTTCAAGAGGATAGAACAGTAAAGCAGATACATAAGGTCCTCAGACACATGGAAGGACTTTCCAATTTCCAAGTTAAACTAAGTAGCTAAAATGTAAATTGCTATGGTTGATATCAGAGTTTGGGGCAACAATGTAACGGCATGGTTGATATCAAAGTATGTAACTGCCATAGTCGGCATTTTATATAACAGATACACAAATGCAGACATGTGAACATACAGATGCACAAGCTTGCAAGTTTAAACACACATTCACCcataatgaagaagaagaattgctTTCAATTAAACATCCAGCATGAAGCTGTCTTCCACAGATTGACTGTAGTATACATGCAGACTTACTGTTACATAAAATTCTTCACTGATGTAaagcaaatcaagaaaaatgaaacaatcCACTCTTTGGTATTTGTTTGGATAATTAAAAATAGCGGAATTCTGATACAAAATTTGTATTAGAATCAAGACTCAACAGTAGAATCCATGACAATTTGTACACTACGCATATCACATCCAATTGGCTCATAAAATCCTCACCATGCCATTCAATAAGAGAGTAATAAACTGAATGAATGCTCGATTACTACTTACATAAACCCAACATCATCAAATCAAACTAGGTCAACAATGGTCTAAAACTATGAATTCCTCAAAGGCTCGGACACTGCTGGTGATTACATGGTAAAACTGCATACAAATTCACAACTTCTTGAAATACAAAACTTCACCTGAGAATGAGAAGAACAGCTAGTGGTGGCTGAACAAACAGGCAACATTACTATACACACTCAACAACCCAACAGTATTCACAGCACCCTCATCTTCTGCCCACGACTGGAAACAACATTCAACAAGAAAACACCATCTCTACCTCCAAATCCAAACCCAAACAGAGCTAATTCAATCAAAACTCAGTAAAACCAAACCAACCCATTTGAATTCACCACGAATGGAATTAAAACCCAAATGGGGTTTTTGGAACTCAACCTCTATAGAGTCGGTAGAATACCACAGCAACAAATGAGGAAGAAATGTACTTAAAGGCTTGGAAATAGTGGGAATCTGGAGATGGGTTTTCGAATTATCCAATGAAATCACACGAAAATGAGGTGTCAGAGAGATATAGAGATATGGGTCAGGGGAATCGTGTGGCTTGTTGAAGCCATTGGCTACCCTACTGCGGCTTCTCTTTGCCTCTCATTTTGTGTGGGGCcattttgaatttcttattcttttggGTCGTTCTCATGGTGACCCTGCTTTTTTGTTTATTCTGATTTTACCccatctttttgtattttctttattcctttttaAATAATCCGGGAAAAATTGGTTCCAAGGTCAACTCAAATCatataaaatgtaaatattcACAAAAGTTAGAGGTTTTTGTGTTACAtgttttcttccaaaaaaacGATTTATAAATTGTATTAATAATGAGAAGCGTTATAATGAATAATTATAAAGTTTACAAATCCTTGTATTATAAGCcacataataataattacaatcaatcaatcatccaatataaattaatttttgatcGATAGCGTTATTAACAATCATGACACATACGAGTATAAATTATGAGAATAATATACATATCATTCATCATGATGTTTTCATccaattataattttcattctttttatcgATATGGATAATACAAACTATcattaaagttgataaaaacGACTAGGCTTGTTTTATTATGATTGTCTTTATCTTGTGTcattaaatttactatttttttctttaaaatgttatttatcTGTGGAGGAAGCCACTTGCGGTGGTTTTGT
This region of Vitis vinifera cultivar Pinot Noir 40024 chromosome 5, ASM3070453v1 genomic DNA includes:
- the LOC100249037 gene encoding uncharacterized protein LOC100249037 translates to MLPVCSATTSCSSHSQISFHGGSRSFSPSRKTFEIRCLAEDRVVLGLSSGVHAHGVSLKAQVSKLSNSSFVDSIEKSSSTEPTSIFSCPNVFDGLECRSTDKFVDSSGLSGTEEKLVDYMDQLTENANILSGAPNLETISTTDIIPNNPNSVSDSFGMDNGSLSSLKTNAGDLFSGINESIGSSVDKGQSAVKTSLDTITSSITSAINSATDAVDTAVSKVFSSVDQAGELANDRVVSFSNDLKEATSKVGATAIDVLRHGIVLVEDSLANGASFAAYSYGSAKELLPTEIRNVVNLSEEKVLEILRPAGAALQQFYVAVEGLERNLGLDPSDPIVPFVLFLGTSATLWVFYWRLTYGGYSGDISPQLTLELLKGKENVVLVDVRPEDLRERDGIPDLRRAARFRYASVTLPEFNSSVRKLLKSGRDLDDSLIAAVIRNLKIVQDRSKVIVLDADGSRSKGIARSLRKLGVKRPYLVQGGFQSWVKQGFRVKELKPETTLTILNEEAEAIIEDINPTPVKLLGYGVGLIAAVYASIEWEKTLQFIGIFGLGQTIYRRVAAYEGPEDFKQDVRLLLTPVRLGAQAYSWAAGKLESNGIGLPTSPSSLDVQNRVLQAAAKHESQPSDTEETQDPFPDSAGAVTESVDLSEA